A single genomic interval of Saccharothrix saharensis harbors:
- the egtB gene encoding ergothioneine biosynthesis protein EgtB: protein MTSTENLRDRVAAQLTRARDRSRLLTDAVDDHDLVRQHSKLMSPLVWDLAHIGNQEELWLVRDVGGREPVRADIDELYDAFKHARSVRPELPLLGPAEARRYVGEVRDKVFDVLERTPLEGHRLVDGGFAFGMIVQHEQQHDETMLATHQLRVGEPVLDAPPPPRGGPVGPAEVLVPGGPFTMGTSTEAWALDNERPAHQVVTEPFFIDTTPVTNGAYAAFVADGGYRDPRWWSEAGWAHVRKASLVAPRFWERVDDRWYRTAFGRTEPLVADQPVVHVCYHEAEAYATWAGKRLPTEVEWEKAARFDPATGRSRRYPWGDEDPTEAHANLNQRHLAPAPVGAYPAGASALGVHQLIGDVWEWTSSDFHGYAGFEVFPYAEYSQVFFGPDYKVLRGGSFGSDQAAVRSTFRNWDYPIRRQIFSGFRCARDASRDELA, encoded by the coding sequence ATGACCAGCACAGAGAACCTTCGCGACCGGGTCGCCGCCCAGCTCACCAGGGCTCGCGACCGCAGCAGGCTGCTCACCGACGCGGTGGACGACCACGACCTCGTCCGCCAGCACTCCAAGCTGATGTCACCGCTGGTGTGGGACCTCGCGCACATCGGCAACCAGGAAGAGCTGTGGCTGGTCCGCGACGTGGGCGGGCGCGAGCCGGTCCGGGCCGACATCGACGAGCTGTACGACGCGTTCAAGCACGCCCGGTCGGTGCGGCCGGAACTGCCGCTGCTCGGGCCCGCCGAGGCGCGCCGGTACGTCGGCGAGGTCCGCGACAAGGTGTTCGACGTGCTCGAGCGCACCCCGCTGGAAGGCCACCGGCTGGTCGACGGCGGGTTCGCGTTCGGCATGATCGTGCAGCACGAGCAGCAGCACGACGAGACCATGCTGGCCACGCACCAGCTACGCGTCGGCGAGCCGGTGCTGGACGCGCCACCACCGCCGCGCGGCGGCCCGGTCGGCCCGGCCGAGGTGCTGGTGCCCGGCGGGCCGTTCACCATGGGCACGTCGACCGAGGCGTGGGCGCTGGACAACGAGCGGCCCGCGCACCAGGTGGTCACCGAGCCGTTCTTCATCGACACCACGCCGGTGACCAACGGCGCGTACGCGGCCTTCGTCGCCGACGGCGGCTACCGCGACCCGCGCTGGTGGAGCGAGGCCGGCTGGGCGCACGTGCGGAAGGCGTCCCTGGTCGCGCCCCGGTTCTGGGAACGGGTGGACGACCGGTGGTACCGCACCGCGTTCGGCCGCACGGAGCCGCTCGTGGCCGACCAGCCGGTGGTGCACGTCTGCTACCACGAGGCCGAGGCGTACGCGACGTGGGCGGGCAAGCGGCTGCCCACCGAGGTGGAGTGGGAGAAGGCGGCCCGGTTCGACCCGGCGACCGGCCGGTCCCGCCGCTACCCGTGGGGCGACGAGGACCCGACCGAGGCGCACGCGAACCTGAACCAGCGGCACCTGGCGCCCGCGCCGGTCGGCGCCTACCCGGCGGGCGCGTCGGCGCTGGGCGTGCACCAGCTCATCGGTGACGTGTGGGAGTGGACCAGCTCGGACTTCCACGGGTACGCCGGGTTCGAGGTGTTCCCGTACGCGGAGTACTCGCAGGTGTTCTTCGGGCCGGACTACAAGGTGCTGCGGGGCGGGTCGTTCGGCAGCGACCAGGCCGCGGTGCGCTCGACGTTCCGGAACTGGGACTACCCGATCCGGCGGCAGATCTTCTCGGGCTTCCGCTGCGCGCGGGACGCCTCGCGGGACGAACTGGCCTGA
- the egtC gene encoding ergothioneine biosynthesis protein EgtC codes for MCRHLGYLGPAVPVAALVHDPPHSLVRQSYAPRDMRGGGTVNVDGYGVGWYPAPGGPAVRYRRAGTIWSDENLLALSRVTVSGAVLAAVRSATVGMPVADTACAPFTDGRWLFSHNGRVADWPESVVDVAKTLPVATLLTVDAPTDAALLWALVRSRLAAGAAPGAALASVVSEVAAAAPGSRLNLLLTDGTVLAGTTWTHSLWVRSGDGAVTVASEPLDDDPRWREVPDGHVVTADVSTVDVQRIGRG; via the coding sequence GTGTGCCGCCACCTGGGTTACCTGGGCCCCGCCGTGCCCGTCGCCGCGCTGGTGCACGACCCGCCGCACTCGTTGGTGCGGCAGTCGTACGCGCCGCGGGACATGCGCGGCGGCGGCACGGTCAACGTGGACGGCTACGGCGTGGGGTGGTACCCCGCGCCGGGCGGTCCGGCCGTGCGCTACCGGCGTGCGGGCACGATCTGGTCGGACGAGAACCTGCTGGCGCTCAGCCGGGTCACGGTGTCGGGCGCGGTGCTGGCCGCGGTGCGCTCGGCCACGGTCGGCATGCCCGTGGCGGACACGGCGTGCGCGCCGTTCACCGACGGGCGGTGGCTGTTCAGCCACAACGGGCGGGTGGCCGACTGGCCGGAGTCCGTGGTCGACGTGGCCAAGACGCTGCCCGTGGCGACGTTGCTGACGGTGGACGCGCCGACCGACGCGGCCCTGCTGTGGGCCCTGGTCCGGTCGCGGCTGGCCGCGGGCGCCGCACCGGGCGCGGCGCTGGCCTCGGTCGTGTCCGAAGTGGCCGCCGCCGCGCCCGGTTCGCGGCTGAACCTGCTGCTCACCGACGGAACCGTGCTCGCCGGCACGACGTGGACCCACTCGTTGTGGGTCCGCTCCGGCGACGGCGCGGTGACGGTGGCCTCCGAGCCGTTGGACGACGACCCGCGCTGGCGGGAGGTGCCCGACGGGCACGTCGTCACGGCAGATGTGTCTACTGTGGACGTTCAACGGATTGGACGAGGATGA
- the egtD gene encoding L-histidine N(alpha)-methyltransferase, whose translation MTEPVLDVHLTPEDAAVALRAEARAGLTARPKWVSPKWFYDAVGSELFEEITRLPEYYPTRAEREILVARAAEIASLTGAHSLVELGSGSSEKTRLLLSALRSHGTLREFVPLDVSPSALTDAAGAIMAAYPGLRVHGVVGDFTEHLGLLPGVPPRVVAFLGGTIGNLIPEERDKFFASVREVLDAGEWLLLGTDLVKDPGVLVRAYDDAQGVTAEFNRNVLRVVNRELDADFDPADFEHVALWNAEEEWIEMRLRAVRPVKSHVAALGLDVEFAEGEELRTEVSAKFRREGVERELTAAGFELHRWWTDPEGRFALSLSRAAG comes from the coding sequence ATGACCGAGCCTGTGCTGGACGTGCACCTGACCCCCGAGGACGCGGCGGTCGCGCTGCGCGCCGAGGCGAGGGCGGGGCTGACCGCGCGGCCGAAGTGGGTGTCGCCGAAGTGGTTCTACGACGCGGTCGGCAGCGAGCTGTTCGAGGAGATCACCCGGCTGCCCGAGTACTACCCGACCCGCGCGGAGCGGGAGATCCTGGTGGCGCGGGCCGCGGAGATCGCGTCGCTGACGGGCGCGCACTCGTTGGTGGAGCTGGGTTCGGGCTCGTCGGAGAAGACGCGGCTGCTGCTGAGCGCGTTGCGGTCGCACGGCACGTTGCGCGAGTTCGTGCCGCTGGACGTGTCGCCGTCGGCGTTGACCGACGCGGCCGGCGCGATCATGGCCGCGTACCCGGGGCTGCGGGTGCACGGCGTGGTCGGCGACTTCACCGAGCACCTGGGCCTGCTGCCCGGCGTGCCGCCGCGGGTGGTGGCGTTCCTGGGCGGGACGATCGGCAACCTGATCCCGGAGGAGCGGGACAAGTTCTTCGCCTCGGTGCGCGAGGTGCTGGACGCGGGGGAGTGGTTGCTGCTCGGCACCGACCTGGTCAAGGACCCCGGGGTGTTGGTGCGCGCGTACGACGACGCGCAGGGCGTGACGGCGGAGTTCAACCGGAACGTGCTGCGGGTGGTGAACCGCGAGCTCGACGCCGACTTCGACCCCGCGGACTTCGAGCACGTGGCGCTGTGGAACGCCGAAGAGGAGTGGATCGAGATGCGCCTGCGGGCCGTGCGCCCGGTGAAGAGCCACGTCGCGGCGCTCGGCCTGGACGTCGAGTTCGCCGAGGGTGAGGAGCTGCGCACGGAGGTGTCGGCGAAGTTCCGCCGGGAGGGGGTGGAGCGGGAGCTGACCGCCGCGGGCTTCGAGCTGCACCGCTGGTGGACCGACCCGGAGGGCCGCTTCGCGCTGTCCCTCTCGCGGGCGGCCGGGTAG
- a CDS encoding DUF4037 domain-containing protein, giving the protein MPGLVLAERFYREAVEPLVRAHFGEVPHSAARIGSGSEVLGFDTERSADHEWGPRLQLFLDPDDTRADDIRTALAEHLPKVFRGYPTHFADTGDEGVGHMAVTDGPVRHRVEVTDAGTWFDRQLGFDPRGGVTVRDWLRAPTQRLAETTGGAVFHDGLGVLTGAREALRWYPEDVWRYVLACQWSRIAGEEAFVGRCGEVGDELGSAVVAARLTRDLMRLRLLLDRRYPPYGKWLGSAFARYGELVPVLRAVLAATDWRAREDHLVTAYESVAASCNALGLSAPVDPTTRPYHSRPFRVLRADRFATALRDAITDPSIAALPPTGTVDQHHHTP; this is encoded by the coding sequence TTGCCAGGGCTCGTGCTGGCCGAACGGTTCTACCGCGAGGCGGTCGAACCGCTGGTCAGGGCGCACTTCGGCGAGGTGCCGCACAGCGCGGCCCGGATCGGGTCCGGATCGGAGGTGCTCGGCTTCGACACCGAGCGCTCGGCCGACCACGAGTGGGGGCCGCGCCTGCAGCTGTTCCTCGACCCGGACGACACCAGGGCCGACGACATCCGGACCGCGTTGGCCGAGCACCTGCCGAAGGTGTTCCGCGGCTACCCCACGCACTTCGCCGACACCGGGGACGAAGGCGTCGGGCACATGGCGGTGACGGACGGGCCGGTGCGCCACCGGGTGGAGGTCACCGACGCGGGCACGTGGTTCGACCGGCAGCTGGGGTTCGACCCGCGTGGCGGCGTGACCGTGCGCGACTGGCTGCGCGCGCCGACGCAGCGGTTGGCGGAGACGACCGGCGGCGCGGTGTTCCACGACGGGCTCGGGGTGCTGACGGGCGCACGGGAGGCGCTGCGGTGGTACCCGGAGGACGTGTGGCGGTACGTGCTGGCGTGCCAGTGGTCCCGGATCGCGGGGGAAGAGGCGTTCGTCGGGCGGTGCGGCGAGGTCGGGGACGAGCTGGGGTCGGCCGTGGTGGCGGCCCGGCTGACCCGCGACCTGATGCGGTTGAGGCTCCTGCTGGACCGCCGCTACCCGCCGTACGGCAAGTGGCTGGGCAGCGCGTTCGCCCGGTACGGCGAGCTGGTGCCCGTGCTGCGCGCCGTGCTGGCGGCGACGGACTGGCGTGCGCGGGAGGACCACCTGGTCACGGCGTACGAGTCGGTCGCCGCGTCGTGCAACGCGCTGGGCCTGTCGGCTCCGGTGGACCCGACCACCCGCCCGTACCACTCCCGCCCGTTCCGCGTGCTGCGCGCGGACCGCTTCGCGACCGCCCTCCGCGACGCGATCACCGACCCGTCGATCGCCGCCCTCCCACCGACCGGCACCGTGGACCAACACCACCACACCCCGTGA
- a CDS encoding alpha/beta hydrolase, producing MQLRTRALVLALAVGTSVSGLVGTGTAAAQEAQTATPIQWSACADDVLAEIPAAQRDKVSCANHPVPLDHRKPRGPRITIALMKRPADDQSAKVGSLFINPGGPGGAGLIYSAYGSSFFQPEIMKRFDLIGFDPRGVGRSSPLRCFKTLEEANEIFGRMSAVPVTRTEIRDTTDATEDYTDACARNAGPLLDHMSTEAVARDLDLLRQGVGDRQLTFVGFSYGTLLGATYANIFPSKSRALVLDGNVDPALRTSNGAEYDRQRAQGFEIALDAYLERCDAEGDKCAFSDGDPRAKFDEVRDHLRTRSITLPDNQVVTHAGYIGRVTSDLYAPTRFKALAAWLQSIYAVLHPSAATFSAQEQAALLPPLANKHGLADVRAGVTGDTEYLYDDSYYGVNCTDKPFLRVPQLFPALAAKWERESPTFGRQQAASDLLTCATWPVRHPDRWDGPWHARTPNPIVVVGNYYDPATRYEFSKRMVRQLGNARLLSVDAFGHCILGDSAGVDTAVTDYLVNLKAPADGQVFQPNAQPF from the coding sequence ATGCAACTCCGCACCAGAGCACTGGTTCTCGCGCTGGCCGTCGGCACTTCGGTGTCCGGCCTCGTGGGAACCGGTACCGCCGCCGCCCAGGAAGCACAGACCGCCACCCCGATCCAGTGGTCGGCCTGCGCCGACGACGTCCTCGCCGAGATCCCGGCCGCGCAGCGCGACAAGGTCAGCTGCGCCAACCACCCCGTGCCGCTGGACCACCGCAAGCCCCGCGGCCCCCGGATCACCATCGCGCTGATGAAGCGCCCGGCCGACGACCAGTCCGCCAAGGTCGGCTCGCTGTTCATCAACCCCGGCGGCCCCGGCGGCGCCGGCCTGATCTACTCCGCCTACGGCAGCTCGTTCTTCCAGCCCGAGATCATGAAGCGGTTCGACCTGATCGGGTTCGACCCGCGCGGCGTCGGCCGCAGCTCGCCGCTGCGCTGCTTCAAGACCCTCGAAGAGGCCAACGAGATCTTCGGCCGGATGTCCGCCGTCCCGGTCACCCGCACCGAGATCCGCGACACGACGGACGCGACCGAGGACTACACCGACGCGTGCGCGCGCAACGCGGGCCCGCTGCTGGACCACATGTCGACCGAGGCCGTGGCCCGCGACCTCGACCTGCTGCGGCAGGGCGTCGGCGACCGGCAGCTGACGTTCGTCGGCTTCTCCTACGGCACGCTCCTCGGTGCGACCTACGCCAACATCTTCCCGTCGAAGTCCCGCGCCCTGGTGCTGGACGGCAACGTGGACCCGGCGCTGCGCACCTCCAACGGCGCGGAGTACGACCGCCAGCGCGCGCAGGGCTTCGAGATCGCGCTCGACGCGTACCTGGAGCGCTGCGACGCCGAGGGCGACAAGTGCGCGTTCAGCGACGGCGACCCGCGCGCGAAGTTCGACGAGGTGCGCGACCACCTGCGCACCCGCTCGATCACCCTGCCGGACAACCAGGTCGTGACCCACGCCGGCTACATCGGCCGCGTCACGAGCGACCTGTACGCGCCGACCCGGTTCAAGGCGCTGGCCGCCTGGCTGCAGAGCATCTACGCGGTGCTGCACCCGAGCGCCGCCACGTTCTCGGCGCAGGAGCAGGCCGCGCTGCTGCCGCCGCTGGCGAACAAGCACGGCCTGGCGGACGTCCGCGCCGGTGTCACGGGCGACACCGAGTACCTGTACGACGACTCGTACTACGGCGTGAACTGCACCGACAAGCCGTTCCTGCGCGTGCCGCAGCTGTTCCCCGCGCTGGCCGCGAAGTGGGAGCGGGAGTCGCCGACGTTCGGCCGCCAGCAGGCCGCTTCCGACCTGCTCACGTGCGCGACCTGGCCCGTGCGGCACCCGGACCGCTGGGACGGCCCGTGGCACGCGCGCACGCCGAACCCGATCGTCGTGGTGGGCAACTACTACGACCCCGCGACGCGGTACGAGTTCAGCAAGCGCATGGTCCGGCAGCTGGGCAACGCGCGGTTGCTGAGCGTGGACGCGTTCGGGCACTGCATCCTCGGCGACAGCGCCGGGGTGGACACCGCGGTGACCGACTACCTGGTGAACCTCAAGGCGCCGGCCGACGGTCAGGTGTTCCAGCCGAACGCCCAGCCGTTCTGA
- a CDS encoding VWA domain-containing protein, with amino-acid sequence MTAVLVAALAAPLATTTVAAAAGGTVTGTKALGATDIPCGGSVPVTVTLDAQTGIAGNPVDIELVLDRSGSMQGAIGDLKTAAKSFVDIIDEATDGSLDGVVANGSRIGVVSFADGATVDTALSSDANAAKSAIDALVASGGTNHSAAISTGQAQLAGSVPANKKIMVIMTDGQTTVGPDASPDALAARNAGTEIFGIGLGSVDANEIRDWTTDPDGTHYYQAPTAAQLQEVFEAIGAAIVVPAATGVTVVDTVAPQFSISGAAVSKGSVGQNGNQLTWTIDELSTETVTLTFTATHSPAAGGGALAVNPTVAYTDAEGHVVTFGNPTVNVRGCAAFIDVEPEHAVNELGTPGQTHTVTATVTDDFGDPVPDTAVDFSVLSGPNAGAAGNGSTSAAGAVDFTYPGTQGLAGLGTDSIRGCFAHAAGHQVCDDVLKDWVDTTPPVVTCQPTNNPGGGTVPPADNEDGFFVLTATDAVDPNPQVFVSDSASPAVFGGFPSGTKIKLVQAPGATPNQKPGVGDIDWRITLKGDALVYGVDASGNQSAPVSCLVPPPPK; translated from the coding sequence GTGACTGCGGTCCTGGTGGCCGCGTTGGCGGCCCCGCTGGCCACCACCACCGTCGCGGCAGCCGCGGGCGGCACGGTCACCGGCACCAAGGCGCTGGGTGCCACCGACATCCCGTGCGGCGGGTCCGTCCCGGTCACCGTCACGCTCGACGCCCAGACCGGCATCGCCGGCAATCCCGTCGACATCGAACTGGTCCTCGACCGCTCCGGCAGCATGCAGGGCGCCATCGGCGACCTCAAGACCGCCGCCAAGTCCTTCGTGGACATCATCGACGAGGCCACCGACGGCTCGCTGGACGGCGTGGTCGCCAACGGCAGCCGCATCGGCGTCGTCAGCTTCGCCGACGGCGCCACCGTCGACACCGCGCTCTCGTCCGACGCGAACGCCGCCAAGTCCGCCATCGACGCGCTCGTCGCGTCCGGCGGCACGAACCACTCCGCGGCCATCTCGACCGGCCAGGCGCAGCTCGCCGGGTCGGTGCCCGCGAACAAGAAGATCATGGTCATCATGACCGACGGCCAGACGACCGTGGGTCCCGACGCGAGCCCCGACGCCCTGGCCGCGCGCAACGCCGGCACCGAGATCTTCGGCATCGGCCTCGGCTCCGTCGACGCGAACGAGATCCGCGACTGGACCACCGATCCCGACGGCACGCACTACTACCAGGCACCGACCGCCGCCCAGCTGCAGGAGGTCTTCGAGGCGATCGGCGCGGCCATCGTGGTGCCCGCGGCGACCGGCGTGACCGTGGTCGACACGGTGGCGCCGCAGTTCTCGATCAGCGGCGCGGCCGTGTCCAAGGGCTCGGTCGGCCAGAACGGCAACCAGCTCACGTGGACCATCGACGAGCTGAGCACCGAGACGGTGACGCTGACGTTCACCGCGACGCACTCCCCGGCCGCCGGTGGCGGCGCGCTGGCGGTCAACCCGACCGTCGCCTACACCGACGCCGAGGGCCACGTCGTGACGTTCGGCAACCCGACGGTGAACGTGCGCGGCTGCGCGGCGTTCATCGACGTGGAGCCCGAGCACGCGGTGAACGAGCTGGGCACGCCCGGCCAGACGCACACCGTGACCGCCACCGTCACCGACGACTTCGGCGACCCGGTGCCCGACACCGCGGTCGACTTCTCCGTGCTCTCCGGCCCGAACGCGGGCGCCGCGGGCAACGGCAGCACCTCCGCCGCGGGCGCGGTCGACTTCACCTACCCGGGCACGCAGGGCCTCGCGGGTCTGGGTACGGACTCGATCCGCGGCTGCTTCGCCCACGCCGCCGGCCACCAGGTGTGCGACGACGTGCTCAAGGACTGGGTCGACACGACCCCGCCGGTCGTGACGTGCCAGCCGACCAACAACCCGGGCGGCGGCACGGTGCCGCCGGCCGACAACGAGGACGGGTTCTTCGTCCTGACCGCGACCGACGCGGTCGACCCGAACCCGCAGGTCTTCGTCTCCGACTCGGCGAGCCCGGCGGTGTTCGGCGGCTTCCCGAGCGGCACGAAGATCAAGCTGGTGCAGGCGCCGGGCGCGACGCCGAACCAGAAGCCCGGTGTCGGTGACATCGACTGGCGCATCACGCTCAAGGGCGACGCCCTCGTCTACGGCGTGGACGCGTCGGGCAACCAGTCGGCTCCGGTGAGCTGCCTGGTCCCGCCGCCGCCGAAGTAA
- a CDS encoding aconitate hydratase — protein sequence MTAPASKDSFGARGTLTVGDASYEVFRLSAVEGAERLPYSLKILLENLLRTEDGANITADHVRALGSWDPSAEPDTEIQFTPARVVMQDFTGVPCVVDLATMREAVTQLGGDPSKVNPLAPAELVIDHSVIADIFGRPDAFELNVDLEYQRNKERYQFLRWGQTAFDEFKVVPPGTGIVHQVNIEHLARVVMVRNGIAYPDTLVGTDSHTTMVNGIGVLGWGVGGIEAEAAMLGQPVSMLIPRVVGFKLHGELPAGATATDLVLTITQMLREHGVVGKFVEFYGSGVGAVPLANRATIGNMSPEFGSTCAIFPIDGETIDYLKLTGRSAEQLELVEAYAKEQGLWHDPAVEPVYSETLELDLSTVVPSIAGPKRPQDRIELTNAKEAFRQALGAYVAHTDDVANSPVDEASEESFPASDPIAVSDGDAGGKPRVFQSAAEGAEGRPSNPVKVTVDGAEFELDHGAVAIAAITSCTNTSNPSVMLGAALLAKKAVEKGLERKPWVKTTLAPGSKVVMDYYERAGLLPYLEKLGFHLVGYGCTTCIGNSGPLQDEISAGINQGDLAAVSVLSGNRNFEGRINPDIKMNYLASPPLVVAYALAGSMDKDITTEPLGTDAEGKPVYLADIWPSPQEISEVVASAISPEGFTKGYADVFAGDERWQSLPTPTGKTFEWDAQSTYVRKPPYFEGMEMEPAPVTEIGGARVLALLGDSVTTDHISPAGAIKADSPAGKYLTEHGVERKDFNSYGSRRGNHEVMIRGTFANIRLRNLLLADENNGQGVQGGFTRNFLEEGAPQTTIYDASVAYAEAGVPLVVLAGKEYGSGSSRDWAAKGTSLLGVRAVIAESFERIHRSNLIGMGVLPLQFPAGESAASLGLDGTETFDFTGVTALNDGETPRTVHVVATKADGAKVEFDAVVRIDTPGEADYYRNGGIMQYVLRKMVRG from the coding sequence GTGACTGCACCAGCGAGCAAGGACAGCTTCGGCGCCCGCGGCACGCTCACCGTCGGCGACGCCTCGTACGAGGTGTTCCGGCTGAGCGCGGTCGAGGGCGCCGAGCGCCTGCCGTACAGCTTGAAGATCCTGCTGGAGAACCTCCTGCGGACGGAGGACGGCGCGAACATCACCGCCGACCACGTGCGCGCGCTGGGCAGCTGGGATCCGTCGGCCGAGCCGGACACCGAGATCCAGTTCACGCCGGCCCGCGTGGTGATGCAGGACTTCACCGGCGTGCCGTGCGTGGTGGACCTCGCCACGATGCGCGAGGCGGTGACCCAGCTCGGCGGCGACCCGTCGAAGGTCAACCCGCTGGCGCCGGCCGAGCTGGTCATCGACCACTCGGTGATCGCCGACATCTTCGGCCGGCCGGACGCGTTCGAGCTGAACGTGGACCTGGAGTACCAGCGCAACAAGGAGCGCTACCAGTTCCTGCGCTGGGGCCAGACCGCGTTCGACGAGTTCAAGGTCGTCCCGCCGGGCACCGGCATCGTGCACCAGGTCAACATCGAGCACCTGGCCCGCGTGGTGATGGTCCGCAACGGCATCGCCTACCCGGACACGCTGGTCGGCACCGACAGCCACACCACGATGGTCAACGGCATCGGCGTGCTCGGCTGGGGCGTCGGCGGCATCGAGGCCGAGGCCGCCATGCTCGGCCAGCCGGTGTCGATGCTGATCCCGCGCGTGGTCGGCTTCAAGCTGCACGGCGAGCTGCCCGCCGGCGCGACCGCCACCGACCTGGTGCTCACGATCACCCAGATGCTGCGCGAGCACGGCGTGGTCGGCAAGTTCGTCGAGTTCTACGGCTCGGGCGTCGGCGCGGTACCGCTGGCCAACCGCGCCACCATCGGCAACATGAGCCCCGAGTTCGGCTCGACCTGCGCGATCTTCCCGATCGACGGCGAGACCATCGACTACCTGAAGCTGACCGGCCGTTCCGCCGAGCAGCTCGAGCTGGTCGAGGCCTACGCCAAGGAGCAGGGCCTGTGGCACGACCCGGCCGTCGAGCCGGTGTACTCCGAGACGCTGGAGCTGGACCTGTCGACGGTCGTGCCGTCGATCGCCGGCCCGAAGCGCCCGCAGGACCGCATCGAGCTGACCAACGCCAAGGAGGCGTTCCGGCAGGCGCTGGGCGCCTACGTCGCGCACACCGACGACGTGGCCAACTCGCCGGTGGACGAGGCGTCGGAGGAGTCGTTCCCGGCCAGCGACCCGATCGCGGTGTCCGACGGTGACGCGGGCGGCAAGCCGCGCGTGTTCCAGTCCGCCGCCGAGGGCGCGGAGGGCCGGCCGTCCAACCCGGTGAAGGTGACCGTGGACGGCGCCGAGTTCGAGCTCGACCACGGCGCGGTGGCGATCGCGGCGATCACGTCGTGCACCAACACGTCCAACCCGTCGGTGATGCTCGGCGCGGCGCTGCTGGCGAAGAAGGCCGTGGAGAAGGGCCTGGAGCGCAAGCCGTGGGTCAAGACGACCCTCGCGCCGGGCTCCAAGGTCGTCATGGACTACTACGAGCGCGCCGGGCTGCTGCCGTACCTGGAGAAGCTGGGCTTCCACCTGGTCGGCTACGGCTGCACCACGTGCATCGGCAACTCCGGCCCGCTGCAGGACGAGATCTCGGCGGGCATCAACCAGGGCGACCTGGCCGCGGTGTCGGTGCTGTCGGGCAACCGGAACTTCGAGGGCCGGATCAACCCGGACATCAAGATGAACTACCTGGCGTCCCCGCCGCTGGTGGTGGCGTACGCGCTGGCCGGGTCGATGGACAAGGACATCACCACCGAGCCGCTGGGCACCGACGCCGAGGGCAAGCCGGTGTACCTGGCCGACATCTGGCCGTCGCCGCAGGAGATCTCGGAGGTCGTCGCGTCGGCGATCTCGCCGGAGGGCTTCACCAAGGGCTACGCCGACGTGTTCGCCGGTGACGAGCGCTGGCAGTCGCTGCCCACGCCGACCGGCAAGACGTTCGAGTGGGACGCGCAGTCCACCTACGTGCGCAAGCCCCCGTACTTCGAGGGCATGGAGATGGAGCCCGCTCCGGTGACGGAGATCGGCGGCGCGCGCGTGCTGGCGCTGCTGGGCGACTCGGTCACCACGGACCACATCTCGCCGGCCGGCGCGATCAAGGCCGACTCGCCCGCGGGCAAGTACCTGACCGAGCACGGCGTCGAGCGCAAGGACTTCAACTCCTACGGTTCCCGCCGGGGCAACCACGAGGTGATGATCCGGGGCACGTTCGCGAACATCCGGCTGCGCAACCTGCTGCTCGCCGACGAGAACAACGGGCAGGGCGTGCAGGGCGGGTTCACCCGCAACTTCCTCGAGGAGGGCGCGCCGCAGACCACGATCTACGACGCGTCGGTCGCCTACGCCGAGGCGGGCGTGCCGCTGGTCGTGCTGGCGGGCAAGGAGTACGGCTCGGGCTCGTCGCGCGACTGGGCCGCGAAGGGCACCTCGCTGCTCGGCGTGCGCGCCGTGATCGCCGAGTCGTTCGAGCGCATCCACCGGTCGAACCTGATCGGCATGGGCGTGCTGCCGCTCCAGTTCCCGGCGGGCGAGTCCGCGGCGTCGCTGGGCCTGGACGGCACGGAGACGTTCGACTTCACCGGCGTCACCGCGCTGAACGACGGCGAGACGCCGCGCACGGTGCACGTGGTGGCGACGAAGGCGGACGGCGCGAAGGTCGAGTTCGACGCGGTGGTCCGCATCGACACGCCGGGTGAGGCCGACTACTACCGCAACGGCGGCATCATGCAGTACGTGCTGCGCAAGATGGTCCGCGGTTAG
- a CDS encoding ABC transporter ATP-binding protein, with the protein MRLDRIGKRYGRGPWVLRDVSLAVEPGEVVVLRGGNGAGKSTLLRIAAGVTAPTSGRVDRGASVGYAPERFPTGVRLSARDYLGRLAAVRGVPARWELVEALGFVGDPDAPMATLSKGNAQKVALAQALHATDLLVLDEPWSGLDAAASAVLGGLVTSSRAAVVLTDHHGHDLPGAREVALGATRPGGVVIELDRVGEAFALISALDGVFSAHEVGGGARVEVRAGFSDGVLAEALRLGCSVRSVRS; encoded by the coding sequence GTGCGTCTTGATCGAATCGGCAAGCGCTACGGCCGCGGCCCGTGGGTGCTGCGGGACGTCTCGCTCGCCGTCGAACCCGGTGAGGTGGTCGTGCTGCGCGGCGGCAACGGCGCGGGCAAGTCGACCTTGTTGCGGATCGCGGCGGGCGTGACCGCGCCGACGAGCGGCCGGGTCGACCGCGGCGCGTCGGTCGGGTACGCCCCGGAGCGGTTCCCGACCGGCGTGCGGCTGTCCGCGCGCGACTACCTGGGCCGGCTCGCCGCCGTGCGCGGCGTCCCGGCGCGGTGGGAGCTCGTCGAGGCGCTGGGGTTCGTCGGCGACCCGGACGCGCCGATGGCCACCCTGTCGAAGGGCAACGCGCAGAAGGTGGCGCTCGCGCAGGCCCTGCACGCCACCGACCTGCTGGTGCTGGACGAGCCGTGGTCCGGGCTGGACGCCGCCGCGAGCGCGGTGCTCGGCGGGCTGGTGACGTCGTCGCGGGCCGCCGTCGTGCTGACCGACCACCACGGGCACGACCTGCCCGGTGCCCGCGAGGTGGCGCTCGGCGCGACCCGGCCCGGCGGCGTGGTGATCGAACTCGACCGGGTGGGGGAGGCGTTCGCGCTGATCAGCGCGTTGGACGGGGTGTTCTCGGCGCACGAGGTCGGCGGTGGGGCGCGGGTCGAGGTGCGGGCCGGGTTCAGCGACGGCGTGCTGGCCGAGGCGCTGCGGCTGGGCTGCTCGGTGCGGAGCGTCCGGTCGTGA